A region of Chroococcidiopsis sp. SAG 2025 DNA encodes the following proteins:
- a CDS encoding RES domain-containing protein — MTNPIWPPLPPPQATPKPSFHVVAAGTFLVRLFEPGRYNNTALTFRYKGPFSRFDHHRGEVTGDDTIPRKPAVDEQRGVYYAAFTLSSCIVEIFGDEGVIRTDTHYVARPTVTRDLLLLDLRGSNAMLSGTISAIAKVRGRLITQAWSRYFYENPAIYQEIDGLIYSNAHNDEDAIILYERAKSALECPPEQVRPLSNPALRAALLEIALKHNLKPLM, encoded by the coding sequence TTGACGAACCCTATCTGGCCCCCTCTACCGCCGCCCCAAGCAACTCCGAAGCCGAGTTTTCATGTTGTGGCAGCTGGCACGTTTCTGGTGCGCCTGTTCGAGCCTGGTCGTTATAACAACACGGCTCTTACCTTTCGCTACAAGGGACCATTTTCGCGATTCGACCATCATCGCGGTGAAGTGACGGGAGATGATACTATTCCACGAAAACCCGCTGTTGACGAGCAACGGGGAGTTTACTACGCAGCTTTTACCCTTTCGAGCTGCATCGTCGAAATTTTTGGGGATGAGGGAGTCATCCGCACAGATACCCACTACGTCGCCCGCCCTACCGTGACGCGGGACTTATTGCTATTGGACTTGCGCGGGTCTAATGCCATGCTATCAGGTACTATTAGCGCGATCGCTAAAGTGCGCGGGCGACTCATTACCCAGGCTTGGTCGCGCTACTTCTACGAAAACCCTGCCATTTACCAGGAAATTGATGGTCTAATTTACTCCAACGCCCACAATGACGAGGATGCAATTATCCTATACGAAAGAGCGAAGTCTGCCCTAGAGTGTCCGCCAGAGCAAGTTAGACCTTTATCTAACCCAGCGCTGCGGGCTGCGCTACTTGAGATTGCCCTCAAACACAATCTAAAGCCATTGATGTAG
- the mobF gene encoding MobF family relaxase produces the protein MVVSICNLKNAAKTAHYYEAENYYAKNEGIEQSEWYGKGAVEQGLSNKIKPQEFEAALHGKAANGIQLIADRTNRRLGTDITFSAPKSVSVEALVRGEDRIIAAHIASVKTALEYVERELIQTRITRNKQTYNEKTGNIQVALWQHDTSRQKDPQLHTHCVILNQTQCRDGKWRTIDNSEIFQQQLLVGAIYHNALAHQLEQLGYKCEWNADATFELTGYTPTQLAQFSNRRQEIVAAVGAEASAQKRAFATLQTRSAKQPDADRAALQQQWRSQAQAVGIEYASDRIRQERKIGCESLVQNAQEVLLERDIAFSDKQLFREALRQDRGALTPTEVEQEIQRQRLEGQLLTTKDGRLTTAAALERDRLLVTIAIRGKARLQPIATPEAVAQIARLKNFTSGQTAAVELAATSTDRAILIQGDAGTGKTYALSGLREIANGRQLRGLAPSAAAAATLESESGIPAQTLDSYLLSPNTAKGETLILDEAGLMSSRQALALLSKAQQHECRVILIGDTKQLSSVEAGCPFRLLQRAGVQTAYMTENRRQKDPELKAAIDLAARGQIAQSYERLEASGRVALVASRQERTATVASNYLARNQKEREQTLILTGTNQERDEITQVIRAGLLAEGSLGSQSVTVRSLRSKNLDSWEKKQAAYYELGDIVTFNVDYKNFPKGKPYCVTDVDPDTNTITLTDSSGRKCISSCTQHVNREVYQLRFLELRVGDKGRFTKNDPKSKQINGQAFRVTDVNPQTEEITILTKGWSRTVRAADLIHADYNYVSTTYSSQGKTLDAAIWCVDTAQPKLLGKEAYYVAVSRVRHELKIYTSDVEALSCAIAPTRAKANASELLQAKLEKEPVVQPPKAIATPQPVSVAEAAPQPERNWAATSPTPAPALSQAENDRPSPQQPVHFSKTPALIDRFSTKKESLLDESDEALVALVQTVREWQKKRPREPVQVYGEGLLKRVIDLKQQKADWEKQQQQQADELAHLGKPRSLFNPFGPSADLLRDKQLSLSQTIAAGRDVERQLSNARATFQAWQQEAKQYLDWQNSPHTQQMQRLSQALETPLVQERLRQIQQGYSLHSAAQSILKAIGTQENGCRYLQGKFYRIEERDSTLTIWHQRQEKPIYRGIERRERDGIIAIAQKNFTKQDLEILLGYAHQLKQEQEQKLQRSHQRERGFGIGR, from the coding sequence ATGGTAGTCAGTATTTGCAATCTCAAAAACGCTGCTAAAACCGCTCACTACTACGAAGCAGAGAATTACTATGCCAAGAACGAGGGAATCGAGCAGAGCGAGTGGTACGGCAAAGGTGCAGTCGAGCAAGGACTTAGCAACAAAATTAAACCGCAAGAATTTGAAGCCGCACTGCATGGTAAAGCAGCTAACGGCATCCAACTGATTGCCGATCGGACTAATCGCAGGCTCGGAACAGATATAACTTTCTCTGCTCCCAAAAGCGTTAGTGTTGAAGCTTTAGTTAGGGGAGAAGATCGCATTATTGCCGCCCATATTGCATCTGTTAAAACCGCCCTAGAATACGTCGAGCGCGAACTGATTCAAACCAGAATTACCCGCAACAAGCAGACTTACAATGAGAAAACTGGCAATATTCAGGTAGCCCTGTGGCAACACGACACCAGCCGCCAAAAAGACCCCCAACTGCACACCCATTGCGTCATTCTGAATCAAACCCAGTGTCGCGATGGAAAGTGGCGTACCATAGATAACTCAGAAATTTTTCAGCAGCAATTATTGGTAGGAGCAATCTACCATAACGCCCTAGCCCATCAACTCGAACAGCTCGGTTACAAATGTGAATGGAATGCCGATGCAACTTTTGAACTGACGGGTTACACGCCGACTCAATTAGCCCAATTCAGCAACCGCCGCCAGGAGATCGTAGCCGCAGTGGGAGCAGAAGCCAGCGCCCAGAAACGAGCCTTTGCAACGCTCCAGACCCGCAGCGCCAAACAGCCGGATGCCGATCGCGCTGCACTCCAGCAGCAGTGGCGCAGCCAAGCCCAAGCCGTCGGGATCGAATATGCCAGCGATCGCATCAGGCAAGAGCGTAAGATCGGCTGCGAAAGTCTCGTCCAAAACGCTCAAGAAGTTTTGCTAGAAAGAGATATAGCCTTCAGCGATAAGCAGTTATTTCGGGAAGCCCTGCGACAGGATCGAGGAGCTTTGACCCCCACCGAAGTCGAGCAGGAAATCCAGCGGCAAAGGTTAGAGGGGCAGTTATTGACCACAAAAGACGGACGACTGACGACCGCTGCTGCCCTGGAGCGAGATCGGCTGCTCGTCACCATTGCCATACGGGGAAAAGCCAGATTACAACCGATCGCTACTCCTGAAGCAGTCGCGCAGATTGCTCGATTAAAGAATTTTACCTCTGGTCAAACAGCTGCCGTCGAGCTGGCTGCTACCAGCACCGACCGAGCGATCTTGATTCAGGGTGATGCTGGCACGGGGAAAACCTACGCCCTGAGCGGACTGCGAGAAATTGCTAACGGTCGGCAGCTACGCGGACTCGCCCCAAGTGCTGCTGCTGCTGCCACTTTGGAAAGCGAAAGCGGCATTCCCGCTCAAACTCTCGACAGCTACCTGCTCTCCCCCAATACCGCCAAGGGTGAAACCCTAATCCTAGATGAAGCCGGATTAATGTCGAGTCGGCAGGCTCTAGCCTTACTGAGTAAAGCCCAGCAGCATGAATGCCGAGTCATTTTAATTGGAGATACCAAACAGCTCAGTAGTGTCGAAGCCGGATGCCCCTTCCGACTCCTGCAACGAGCGGGCGTACAGACTGCTTACATGACCGAAAATAGGCGACAAAAAGACCCCGAACTCAAAGCCGCGATCGATCTAGCAGCTAGGGGTCAAATCGCACAGTCATACGAGCGCTTGGAGGCTAGCGGACGGGTTGCTCTGGTAGCTTCGCGGCAGGAGCGAACCGCAACCGTTGCCTCAAACTACCTGGCTCGGAATCAAAAGGAACGCGAGCAAACGCTCATCCTAACTGGGACAAACCAAGAGCGGGACGAAATTACTCAAGTTATTCGTGCCGGACTATTGGCTGAAGGTAGCCTTGGTTCCCAGAGCGTGACTGTACGCTCCCTAAGAAGTAAAAACCTTGACTCCTGGGAAAAGAAACAAGCTGCCTACTACGAGCTGGGTGACATCGTTACATTTAATGTTGACTACAAAAATTTCCCAAAAGGCAAACCATACTGCGTCACGGACGTAGATCCCGATACCAATACCATCACCTTGACCGACAGCTCTGGCAGAAAATGCATTAGCAGTTGCACTCAGCACGTCAACCGCGAGGTGTATCAGCTCCGCTTCCTAGAACTGAGAGTTGGTGACAAAGGTAGATTCACCAAAAACGATCCAAAGAGCAAACAAATCAACGGACAGGCTTTTCGGGTGACGGATGTTAATCCGCAGACTGAAGAGATAACGATTCTAACGAAGGGGTGGTCGCGCACCGTGCGAGCCGCAGATTTAATTCATGCAGATTACAACTACGTCAGTACCACCTATTCGTCGCAGGGCAAAACACTAGATGCAGCGATCTGGTGCGTTGACACGGCGCAACCGAAACTTTTGGGCAAAGAGGCTTACTACGTTGCCGTCAGCCGCGTTCGCCACGAGCTAAAGATTTATACCAGTGACGTTGAAGCTCTCAGCTGCGCGATCGCTCCGACTCGTGCCAAGGCTAACGCTAGCGAGTTGCTTCAAGCCAAGCTGGAGAAAGAGCCTGTAGTGCAGCCGCCCAAAGCGATCGCCACTCCCCAGCCCGTCTCTGTGGCAGAGGCAGCACCGCAGCCAGAGCGTAATTGGGCAGCAACTAGCCCGACACCAGCTCCAGCCCTTTCCCAGGCTGAAAACGATCGACCATCACCTCAACAACCCGTCCATTTTTCTAAAACCCCAGCACTCATAGATCGGTTCTCGACTAAAAAAGAATCCTTGCTCGATGAGAGCGATGAGGCTTTGGTTGCCCTTGTGCAGACTGTGCGAGAGTGGCAAAAAAAGCGCCCCCGCGAACCAGTGCAGGTTTACGGTGAGGGGCTATTAAAACGAGTCATCGATCTAAAACAGCAGAAAGCCGACTGGGAAAAACAGCAGCAACAACAAGCGGACGAACTAGCCCATCTGGGCAAGCCAAGGTCTTTGTTTAACCCATTTGGTCCCAGCGCCGACTTGCTCCGCGATAAGCAGCTGTCGTTGAGCCAGACAATTGCAGCTGGGCGCGATGTCGAGCGCCAGCTCTCCAACGCTCGTGCCACCTTCCAGGCTTGGCAACAGGAAGCAAAGCAATACCTAGATTGGCAAAATAGCCCGCATACCCAACAGATGCAGCGGCTATCCCAGGCACTAGAAACACCCCTTGTGCAAGAACGCCTGCGGCAGATTCAACAGGGATATTCTCTGCATAGTGCGGCGCAATCCATCCTCAAGGCAATAGGTACGCAGGAGAATGGCTGTCGCTATCTTCAAGGCAAGTTTTACCGGATTGAGGAAAGAGACTCGACGTTGACAATTTGGCATCAGCGCCAGGAGAAGCCCATCTATCGTGGTATCGAGCGCAGAGAACGGGACGGAATTATCGCGATCGCCCAGAAAAACTTTACCAAGCAGGATTTGGAAATTCTCTTAGGCTATGCCCATCAGCTGAAGCAGGAGCAGGAGCAAAAATTGCAGCGCAGCCACCAGAGGGAGCGAGGCTTTGGTATTGGACGTTGA
- a CDS encoding BrnT family toxin, whose amino-acid sequence MEFEWDDQKNQANVAKHGISFEEATEIFDYPMYETVDSRADYGETRYIGIGRNQYFVIFTVVYTEREAAIRIISARRATKQEKKLYHDYYTQT is encoded by the coding sequence ATGGAATTTGAATGGGACGACCAGAAAAATCAAGCGAATGTTGCAAAGCACGGCATTAGTTTTGAAGAAGCTACCGAAATTTTTGACTACCCAATGTACGAGACAGTTGATAGTCGTGCCGACTACGGAGAAACAAGGTACATCGGGATTGGAAGAAACCAATATTTTGTGATTTTCACAGTCGTTTATACCGAGCGAGAGGCAGCTATCAGAATTATTTCAGCACGACGAGCAACTAAACAAGAAAAGAAGCTTTACCATGACTACTATACGCAAACATAA
- a CDS encoding BrnA antitoxin family protein gives MTTIRKHKDEIPRMSEQRAKEIEAMSDEDIDFSDISELDEDFFNNAKLVERKPRTEAISIRIDTDVLQWFKQHAKNKGYQTLINDVLRTYVRHSKEP, from the coding sequence ATGACTACTATACGCAAACATAAAGATGAAATTCCTCGTATGAGCGAGCAACGAGCAAAAGAGATTGAAGCAATGTCTGATGAGGACATTGATTTCTCTGATATTTCGGAGCTAGATGAGGACTTCTTCAACAATGCAAAACTGGTAGAGAGAAAACCAAGAACCGAAGCAATTAGTATTAGGATTGATACGGATGTGCTTCAGTGGTTCAAGCAACACGCCAAGAATAAAGGTTATCAGACGCTTATTAATGATGTGTTACGCACATATGTTCGCCACAGCAAAGAACCATAG
- a CDS encoding DNA repair helicase XPB — MSYIPENALIVQSDRSILLEVHAPTAEAARAAIAPFAELIKSPEHIHTYQITPLSIWNARAAGMLVSAITEALRQYAKYPVPSAIEQEIVALGQRYGLTIIEPSDPQPGLVLRVADRPLAELLCRDEQVAPLLGKRLDDLSFWVDPSLRGLLKQALVSVGYPAQDVAGYVSGDALPLQLLDVARSGSPFALRHYQHSAAEAFYQSGRAQGGSGVIVLPCGAGKTMVGMAAMAAVQENTLILTSNLTSVRQWQRELLDKTNLKEEAIAEYSGETKSTAPVTLATYQILTYRSSRDDEFLHFGLFNARSWGLIIYDEVHLLPAPVFRITAELQARRRLGLTATLIREDGREGDVFALIGPKRYDVPWRELEGQGFIAAADCTEIRLPQDEDRQMEYALAPRRQQFRVAAENPRKVEVVKDLLVKSAGHRILIIGEFISQLETLAKVTAMPLVTGKTSQAERERLYQQFRVGEIKGLVLSRVGNFALDLPDADILIQVSGKYGSRQEEAQRLGRILRPKSDGGRAHFYTLVSLRTCEEDFARHRQLFLTEQGYSYQIELRD, encoded by the coding sequence ATGTCCTACATACCCGAAAATGCTTTGATCGTGCAGAGCGATCGCTCTATCCTGCTAGAAGTCCACGCTCCGACGGCGGAGGCAGCAAGAGCGGCGATCGCGCCGTTCGCGGAGCTAATCAAAAGCCCCGAACACATTCACACTTACCAAATTACGCCGCTCTCTATTTGGAATGCCCGTGCCGCTGGAATGTTGGTGTCAGCCATTACGGAGGCACTAAGGCAGTATGCCAAGTATCCCGTTCCGAGCGCGATCGAGCAGGAGATCGTTGCTCTAGGACAGAGATATGGCTTGACGATAATCGAGCCGTCAGATCCCCAGCCTGGACTGGTATTGCGGGTGGCAGACCGTCCCCTGGCAGAATTACTATGTCGGGACGAGCAAGTTGCCCCCCTACTAGGCAAGCGGCTCGATGACCTGTCTTTTTGGGTAGATCCCAGCTTGCGGGGTTTGTTGAAGCAGGCGTTGGTGAGTGTTGGTTATCCCGCCCAAGACGTTGCTGGATACGTGTCAGGGGATGCCCTACCGCTGCAACTGCTCGACGTGGCGCGATCTGGCAGTCCCTTTGCGTTGCGGCACTACCAGCACTCAGCAGCAGAGGCATTCTACCAATCGGGACGCGCCCAAGGCGGAAGTGGTGTCATTGTGTTGCCCTGCGGTGCGGGAAAGACGATGGTGGGCATGGCAGCGATGGCAGCGGTGCAGGAGAATACCCTAATCCTGACGAGTAACCTGACCTCGGTGCGCCAGTGGCAGCGGGAACTGTTGGATAAGACGAATTTGAAAGAAGAGGCGATCGCCGAGTACAGCGGCGAGACGAAATCTACTGCTCCGGTTACTTTAGCAACTTACCAAATCCTCACCTACCGCTCTAGCCGAGACGATGAGTTTCTTCATTTCGGGCTATTCAATGCCCGTTCTTGGGGACTAATTATTTATGACGAGGTGCATTTGCTTCCGGCTCCCGTGTTTCGCATCACTGCCGAACTGCAAGCCCGTCGCCGTTTGGGATTAACTGCTACACTGATTCGTGAAGACGGGCGCGAAGGCGACGTATTCGCCCTGATTGGTCCCAAGCGCTACGACGTGCCTTGGCGGGAACTGGAAGGGCAGGGATTTATTGCTGCTGCCGACTGTACTGAAATTCGCCTGCCCCAAGACGAAGATCGTCAGATGGAATACGCCCTTGCCCCTCGTCGTCAGCAGTTCCGCGTTGCCGCAGAAAATCCCCGCAAGGTGGAAGTGGTTAAGGATTTGTTGGTCAAGTCAGCCGGACACCGCATTCTGATTATCGGCGAGTTCATTAGCCAACTAGAAACCTTGGCAAAGGTAACGGCTATGCCGCTGGTGACGGGTAAAACTTCTCAGGCAGAGCGAGAGCGGCTTTACCAGCAATTTCGCGTTGGAGAAATTAAGGGATTGGTGCTGTCGCGGGTAGGCAACTTTGCCCTCGACTTACCTGATGCCGATATCCTGATTCAAGTCTCCGGTAAATACGGTTCGCGCCAGGAGGAAGCCCAACGCCTCGGTCGCATCCTCCGGCCTAAGTCGGATGGTGGGCGAGCGCATTTTTATACTCTGGTTTCTCTGCGTACCTGCGAAGAAGATTTCGCTCGTCATCGGCAATTGTTTCTCACCGAGCAGGGCTACAGTTATCAGATCGAACTCAGGGATTAG
- a CDS encoding Uma2 family endonuclease yields MASETNFESMPRTTAVVDWEPTLPPTELIFDDGEPLETNRHRIAMNALIRSLPSAMADRDDYFVGGNMFIYYSSAQVRNKDFRGPDFFVALGVDGRTDRLGWVVWEENGRYPDVIVELMSPSTAEIDTGVKKEIYEQIFRTPDYYVFDPFDPNSLRGWHLDANQRYQPLVANEQGWLWCQRLGLWLGTWSGTIDRVGAVWLRFYDRSGNLVPLPEEAAQARADLAQQQLETAQQQGLQQGALRQLLRLLATRFGTVPPSVEQDLQALDGDRLEELVDVALAVDSLEQFVNRLS; encoded by the coding sequence ATGGCAAGCGAAACGAATTTTGAATCAATGCCCCGGACAACAGCGGTTGTGGATTGGGAACCGACCCTGCCGCCTACTGAGTTAATTTTCGATGATGGTGAACCCTTGGAGACGAATCGCCACCGGATTGCTATGAATGCCCTGATCCGGTCGCTGCCAAGCGCTATGGCTGACCGCGATGATTATTTTGTCGGGGGCAATATGTTTATTTATTACAGCAGCGCCCAGGTGCGGAATAAAGATTTTCGCGGACCAGATTTTTTTGTGGCTCTGGGCGTTGATGGCAGAACCGACCGCTTGGGGTGGGTAGTGTGGGAGGAGAACGGACGCTATCCCGATGTCATTGTGGAATTGATGTCGCCCTCTACCGCAGAGATAGACACGGGAGTGAAAAAGGAGATTTACGAGCAGATCTTCCGCACCCCAGATTATTACGTATTCGACCCGTTTGACCCGAATTCCTTACGCGGGTGGCATTTAGATGCCAACCAACGCTATCAGCCCTTGGTGGCTAATGAACAAGGGTGGCTGTGGTGTCAGCGGTTGGGTTTATGGTTGGGAACTTGGTCTGGAACGATAGACCGAGTTGGGGCAGTGTGGTTGCGCTTCTATGACCGATCGGGCAATCTCGTTCCCCTACCAGAGGAGGCGGCTCAAGCTAGGGCTGATTTAGCACAACAACAATTAGAAACGGCTCAACAGCAGGGATTGCAGCAAGGTGCATTGCGGCAGTTGTTGCGCTTACTCGCCACGCGCTTTGGGACGGTTCCGCCCTCAGTGGAGCAAGACTTGCAAGCACTCGATGGAGATCGACTGGAAGAGTTGGTGGATGTGGCTTTGGCGGTGGATTCCTTAGAGCAATTTGTCAACCGTTTGTCCTAA
- a CDS encoding DUF6887 family protein yields the protein MKPNFQTMSKEELRTYVLNHRDDEAAFHTYMDKLHAQENRIEHPAVDSFDELENYPEFARKLQRESGKHG from the coding sequence ATGAAACCCAATTTTCAGACAATGAGTAAGGAAGAGTTACGGACTTACGTATTAAATCATCGAGATGATGAAGCAGCATTCCATACTTATATGGATAAGTTGCACGCACAAGAAAATCGGATCGAACATCCAGCTGTAGATTCTTTTGATGAGCTAGAAAATTATCCTGAGTTTGCTAGGAAATTACAAAGAGAGTCAGGCAAGCATGGATAA